The Gammaproteobacteria bacterium region GTGCATCGACCTCAAAATCCGGCGAGCGGCGATTCTGTGCGACCAGGTGATTCTTCGCGGTGTTGATGGCGATCCGATAAAGCCATGTATAAAAAGCGCTGTCTCCACGAAACCGCCCCAGCCCTCGATACGCCTTCAAAAACGCTTCCTGCGCCACGTCCTGCGCGGCATCCGGATCGTGCACGTAGCGCGAGATCAGCTTGATGATCTTGTGCTGGTACTTTAAGACCAGTGCGTCATATGCCCGCTTGTCTCCAGCCTGTACGCGCCTGACCAGCTCACGATCGTTGATCTCGCCCATCCGGGCCTTCCCCCATTTCCGGACGCGTTCCGTGCACCCTGACAAATTGACCGATGACGCCACGCGGAGTTCGCGCCGCCGACTTATTTTTCAAGTACGTGACAACCCTGAAGTTATGAAACCCTTAAAACACCGCAAAACATGTCATTGATGTTTCGAAGGCAAAACATGTGA contains the following coding sequences:
- the rpoE gene encoding RNA polymerase sigma factor RpoE — encoded protein: MGEINDRELVRRVQAGDKRAYDALVLKYQHKIIKLISRYVHDPDAAQDVAQEAFLKAYRGLGRFRGDSAFYTWLYRIAINTAKNHLVAQNRRSPDFEVDAQDAEYYEGASKLKEYATPERQLLTDEIERTVYRAIKELPDDLKTAITLRELEGMSYEEIAQTMRCPIGTVRSRIFRAREAIDRQLAPLIN